One Halosegnis longus DNA window includes the following coding sequences:
- a CDS encoding DUF7111 family protein produces the protein MSTAEADDITAEYYETDEERVLTFDRDGRTAAIAQNIEGYAMLKVRPTPEGDELERYYGFDIALDHAGELLGVEPHHLPIPDDAADMGM, from the coding sequence ATGAGCACCGCCGAGGCAGACGACATCACCGCCGAGTACTACGAGACCGACGAGGAGCGCGTCCTCACGTTCGACCGCGACGGAAGAACCGCCGCCATCGCCCAGAACATCGAGGGGTACGCCATGCTGAAGGTGCGACCGACGCCCGAGGGCGACGAGCTCGAACGCTACTACGGGTTCGACATCGCGCTCGACCACGCGGGCGAACTGCTCGGCGTCGAACCGCACCACCTCCCGATTCCCGACGACGCCGCCGACATGGGGATGTGA
- a CDS encoding 2,5-diamino-6-(ribosylamino)-4(3H)-pyrimidinone 5'-phosphate reductase: protein MHVHVNAAVSVDGKLSSTRREQISISGDEDFARMETIRAESDAVMVGVGTVLADDPSLERHDESLGREPPARVVADSRARTPTDADILAGDRPTYVLASAAAPEDRRRALERAGATVIVAGDERVALPEAFDELASHGISRLMVEGGGELIFSLFAAELVDELTVYVGSMIIGGRGAPTLADGDGFVDEFPTLELRDVARLDDGVVLTYDV, encoded by the coding sequence ATGCACGTCCACGTGAACGCGGCCGTCTCCGTCGACGGGAAGCTCTCGTCCACCCGGCGCGAACAGATTTCTATCTCCGGCGACGAGGATTTCGCCCGCATGGAGACGATTCGTGCCGAATCAGACGCCGTCATGGTGGGCGTCGGCACCGTCCTCGCGGACGATCCCTCCCTCGAACGCCACGACGAGTCGCTCGGCCGCGAGCCGCCCGCACGGGTGGTGGCCGACTCGCGGGCGCGTACCCCGACCGACGCCGACATCCTCGCCGGCGACCGACCGACGTACGTGCTCGCGAGCGCGGCCGCGCCCGAGGACCGTCGGCGCGCGCTCGAACGGGCCGGCGCGACGGTCATCGTCGCCGGCGACGAGCGTGTCGCACTCCCCGAGGCGTTCGACGAACTCGCCTCTCACGGCATCTCGCGGCTGATGGTCGAAGGCGGCGGCGAACTCATCTTCTCACTGTTCGCGGCCGAACTGGTGGACGAACTCACGGTGTACGTCGGGTCGATGATTATCGGCGGGCGTGGTGCGCCCACCCTCGCTGACGGCGACGGCTTCGTCGACGAGTTTCCGACGCTCGAACTGCGCGACGTGGCGCGACTCGACGACGGCGTCGTCCTCACCTACGACGTGTAG
- a CDS encoding ABC transporter ATP-binding protein, producing the protein MSVIRTDELTKFYGDVRGIEGVSFAVEEGEVFGFLGPNGAGKTTTIRTLLGFQSPTSGSATVLGESVTDRTALREARANVGYLPSEPAFDERATGRRLLEYHGALRGDERSDDLLDVFDPPLDRAVEEYSRGNRQMLAIVVAFMHDPDLVIMDEPTSGLDPLKQAKLLDFIRAERESGTSFLFSSHVLGEVRKVCDRVGIIRDGHLVEQADVATLLDRNGKRVELRLSDEITPEAFQFDGAHGLDIASSGEATTVTFTYTGEYEPLLEHILAHDPLDVNIGEAPLEDVFMRFYDTNATLDTGETGEEGTSDA; encoded by the coding sequence ATGTCAGTCATCCGGACGGACGAACTAACGAAGTTCTACGGCGACGTGCGGGGTATCGAGGGGGTGTCTTTCGCCGTCGAGGAGGGCGAGGTGTTCGGCTTTCTCGGTCCGAACGGAGCAGGCAAGACGACGACCATCCGAACCTTACTCGGTTTCCAGTCGCCGACCTCGGGGTCGGCGACCGTGCTCGGGGAGTCGGTGACCGACCGGACCGCCCTGCGCGAGGCACGCGCGAACGTCGGCTATCTCCCGAGCGAACCAGCCTTCGACGAGCGGGCGACCGGACGGCGACTGCTGGAGTACCACGGCGCGCTCCGGGGAGACGAGCGCAGCGACGACCTGCTCGACGTGTTCGACCCACCGTTGGACCGCGCCGTCGAGGAGTACTCGCGGGGGAACAGACAGATGCTCGCCATCGTCGTCGCGTTCATGCACGACCCCGACCTCGTGATTATGGACGAACCAACCTCGGGACTGGACCCCTTGAAGCAGGCGAAGCTACTGGATTTCATTCGGGCGGAACGCGAGTCGGGCACCTCCTTTCTCTTCTCGTCGCACGTCCTCGGCGAGGTGCGGAAGGTCTGTGACCGGGTGGGAATCATCCGCGACGGCCACCTCGTCGAGCAGGCCGACGTGGCCACGCTCCTCGACCGCAACGGCAAGCGGGTGGAACTCCGACTGTCGGACGAGATTACGCCAGAAGCATTCCAGTTCGACGGCGCCCACGGTCTCGATATCGCCTCGTCGGGGGAGGCGACGACGGTCACGTTCACCTACACCGGGGAGTACGAACCTCTCTTGGAGCACATCCTCGCGCACGACCCACTGGACGTGAATATCGGTGAGGCACCGCTCGAGGACGTATTCATGCGGTTTTACGACACGAACGCGACCCTCGATACAGGCGAAACGGGCGAGGAGGGAACGTCGGATGCGTGA
- a CDS encoding multidrug DMT transporter permease, with protein MEWFASGMRRDICILLYEDEQRAQSVKTALQRRYDRRIRPKQFEGCVNALVDAGHIERRVDGIADVLALTETGERGVETQYEWLEERVA; from the coding sequence ATGGAGTGGTTCGCCAGCGGCATGCGCCGCGACATCTGCATCCTGCTGTACGAGGACGAGCAGCGCGCCCAGTCGGTGAAGACGGCGCTCCAGCGCCGCTACGACCGGCGAATCCGGCCGAAACAGTTCGAAGGCTGCGTGAACGCGCTCGTTGACGCCGGCCACATCGAGCGCCGGGTCGACGGAATCGCTGACGTGCTCGCGCTCACCGAGACGGGCGAGCGCGGCGTGGAAACACAGTACGAGTGGCTGGAAGAACGAGTCGCCTAA